From one Streptomyces sp. CA-210063 genomic stretch:
- a CDS encoding bifunctional 3'-5' exonuclease/DNA polymerase, whose product MTDRWALATAEDGGVEVAPLGVDGLLAGPVTRESDLAEAVRRRQTEVGRWVWRATGEVYPRLLAEGIRVERCYDVEDAESLLLGYEGRLGEPRSAAAALARLRHAPVPPDPPLRSAGPGAQPSLFEPRPVHVPLTDLVEVYAEQQRRHDATAHPDRMRLLTAAESAGMLVAAEMNRVGMPWRADVHREVLHEMLGERYAGGGEPRRLAELADEVSQAFGRRVRPDLPADVVKAFGQAGVRIRSTRRWEIESLDHPAVKPLLEYKRLYRIWVAHGWSWLQDWVRDGRFRPEFLAHGTVTGRWVTNGGGALQIPKVIRRACVADPGWRLVVADADQMEPRVLAAISRDPGLMEVAGRATDLYQSVSDRAFAGDRAQAKLAVLGAVYGQTSGDGLKNLAALRRRFPRAVRYVDDAARAGEEGRLVRTWLGRTCPPAAGADAATEEAGIPQADSDPAAREQGRGNEWVPGYASADSRARGRFARNFVVQGSAADWTLLLLAALRRALVGMAAELVFFQHDEVIVHCPAEEAEAVVAAIREASELSGRLTFGETPVRFPFTTAVVECYADAK is encoded by the coding sequence ATGACCGACCGGTGGGCGCTCGCGACGGCTGAGGACGGGGGCGTGGAGGTCGCCCCCCTCGGGGTGGACGGCCTGCTCGCGGGGCCGGTGACGCGGGAGTCGGACCTCGCGGAAGCCGTGCGGCGGCGGCAGACGGAGGTCGGGCGGTGGGTGTGGCGGGCCACCGGGGAGGTGTATCCGCGGCTGCTTGCCGAGGGGATTCGCGTGGAGCGGTGTTATGACGTCGAGGACGCCGAGAGTCTGCTCCTCGGGTACGAGGGGCGGCTCGGGGAGCCCCGTTCCGCGGCCGCCGCCCTCGCCCGGCTGCGTCATGCTCCCGTCCCGCCGGATCCGCCCCTTCGTTCGGCCGGGCCCGGCGCCCAGCCGTCGCTCTTCGAGCCCCGGCCCGTTCATGTTCCGCTCACCGACCTCGTCGAGGTGTACGCGGAGCAGCAGCGGCGGCATGACGCCACGGCCCATCCGGACCGGATGCGTCTGCTCACCGCCGCCGAGTCGGCGGGCATGCTCGTCGCCGCCGAGATGAATCGGGTGGGGATGCCGTGGCGGGCCGATGTGCACCGGGAGGTGCTGCACGAGATGCTCGGCGAGCGGTATGCGGGCGGGGGTGAGCCGCGTCGGCTGGCCGAGCTCGCCGATGAGGTCTCCCAGGCCTTCGGGCGGCGGGTGCGGCCCGATCTGCCCGCCGATGTCGTGAAGGCCTTCGGGCAGGCCGGGGTGCGGATTCGCTCCACCCGTCGCTGGGAGATCGAGAGCCTCGATCATCCGGCTGTGAAGCCTCTCCTCGAGTACAAGCGGCTGTATCGGATCTGGGTCGCCCACGGCTGGTCCTGGCTTCAGGACTGGGTGCGGGACGGGCGGTTCCGGCCCGAGTTCCTCGCGCACGGCACCGTCACCGGGCGGTGGGTCACCAACGGCGGGGGCGCGCTCCAGATCCCGAAGGTGATCCGCCGCGCGTGTGTCGCCGATCCCGGCTGGCGGCTCGTCGTCGCCGACGCCGACCAGATGGAACCCCGGGTGCTGGCCGCCATCTCCCGCGATCCCGGGCTGATGGAGGTCGCGGGGCGGGCGACCGACCTCTACCAGTCCGTCTCCGACCGGGCCTTCGCCGGAGATCGGGCGCAGGCGAAACTCGCCGTGCTGGGGGCCGTGTACGGGCAGACCTCCGGGGACGGGCTCAAGAATCTCGCCGCGCTGCGCCGCCGGTTCCCGAGAGCCGTGCGGTACGTCGACGACGCGGCCCGCGCGGGCGAGGAGGGGCGGCTCGTACGGACCTGGCTCGGGCGTACGTGCCCACCGGCGGCCGGTGCCGACGCGGCCACCGAGGAGGCGGGCATCCCCCAGGCCGACAGCGACCCCGCCGCCCGGGAACAGGGCCGGGGGAACGAGTGGGTGCCCGGGTACGCCTCCGCCGACTCCCGTGCCCGTGGCCGCTTCGCCCGTAACTTCGTCGTCCAGGGCAGCGCCGCCGACTGGACCCTGCTCCTCCTCGCCGCCCTCCGCCGCGCCCTCGTCGGTATGGCCGCGGAGCTGGTCTTCTTCCAGCACGACGAGGTGATCGTGCACTGTCCGGCGGAGGAGGCGGAGGCGGTCGTGGCGGCGATCCGGGAGGCGTCGGAGCTGTCGGGGCGGTTGACGTTCGGGGAGACGCCTGTGCGGTTTCCGTTCACTACGGCGGTGGTGGAGTGCTATGCGGACGCCAAGTGA
- a CDS encoding Clp protease N-terminal domain-containing protein, which yields MTTNPRVTTSIRLDELIEAIKKVHPEPLDQLEDAVIAADHLGDVADHLIGHFVDQARRSGASWTDIGKSMGVTRQAAQKRFVPKAEADLDPSQGFSRFTPRARNVVMAAHNEAKTAGNTEMVPAHLVLGVLAEPEGLGAKAIVAQGVSPEAVREAAAAVLPPAADEVPELIPYNSDAKKVLELTFREALRLGHNYIGTEHILLALLEFENGEGVLSGSGVTKQATEADVARALQAVVEGQGQ from the coding sequence ATGACGACGAACCCGCGAGTCACCACGTCCATCCGTCTCGACGAACTCATCGAAGCCATCAAGAAGGTCCACCCTGAACCCCTCGACCAGCTCGAGGACGCGGTGATCGCCGCGGACCACCTCGGTGACGTGGCCGACCATCTGATCGGCCACTTCGTGGATCAGGCCCGGCGTTCGGGCGCGTCCTGGACGGACATCGGCAAGAGCATGGGGGTCACCCGGCAGGCCGCGCAGAAGCGGTTCGTGCCCAAGGCCGAGGCGGACCTCGACCCCAGCCAGGGGTTCAGCCGCTTCACCCCGCGCGCCCGCAACGTGGTCATGGCCGCGCACAACGAGGCCAAGACCGCCGGGAACACCGAGATGGTGCCCGCCCATCTCGTCCTCGGCGTCCTCGCCGAACCGGAGGGGCTCGGCGCCAAAGCGATCGTCGCGCAGGGCGTCTCGCCGGAGGCGGTACGGGAAGCCGCGGCAGCCGTCCTGCCGCCGGCCGCCGACGAGGTGCCCGAGCTCATCCCCTACAACTCCGACGCCAAGAAGGTCCTCGAACTCACCTTCCGCGAAGCCCTCCGCCTCGGCCACAACTACATCGGCACGGAGCACATCCTGCTCGCGCTGCTGGAGTTCGAGAACGGAGAGGGAGTGCTGAGCGGCTCGGGTGTGACCAAGCAGGCCACCGAGGCGGATGTCGCACGGGCGCTGCAGGCGGTTGTGGAAGGACAGGGGCAGTAA
- a CDS encoding ABC transporter permease, producing MLTLSSLRTRWAALVGSFVAVALGVGVMTAMGLGLAATLDPPAREPERFASSPVVVAGLDRLTVEVRRGPGTARVSQQLARPHPVDARLLADLRELGPVAADGAGGAAALDAVGVDAPVADVRAVVGDRARVLTGDARRQVDRSYERDAEALVAVNSLLGTAAGVTTFVSVFVTASTFAFVVALRRREFGLLRMAGATPGQVRRLLLGEALAVGVVASGAGCALGAWGAPSLVRELVAGGVAPTWFAVPGAVVWPYHVAFWTGVSVAFAGAWAAARRAGRIGPVEALREASVDTGVLPRSRRLIGFALLAGGLGLLAWKVGTDPADLLKRKTYTTQPMLLITAAAALAPLLVRPVVRLVGAGLPGAGGLLIRENAATSVRRTAAVAAPVLVTVALAGSLLGSAGTVAEAKGAEAAARTRADFVVTGEVGDRLRMDGVTAAGSASTAVYVVEERSALVRSQARAVTDVAAFASVARLPVVAGDVRDLDDRSIVVNEEWERHEVGRFVRVWLGDGRPVRLRIVAVLAQGTGDNGAYVTAANAGGAVVDRVDVRVGRGADRVAVAAALKRTWEGTGGTVRSAEEWLAANRPGTRAHTRLGFLVVLGIALVYAGISLAGTLLMATSARGAELRSLRMAGATRGQVLGVVVGEALVAVVVGVVSGVAVTVVNLAGVVGALGVLAAPVGVAVPWEVVGGCVGVCGVVAVGAVCGAVGRR from the coding sequence GTGCTGACCTTGTCGTCGTTGCGTACGCGGTGGGCGGCGCTGGTCGGGTCGTTCGTCGCGGTGGCGTTGGGGGTCGGGGTGATGACGGCCATGGGGCTCGGGCTCGCCGCGACGCTCGATCCGCCCGCGCGCGAGCCGGAGCGCTTCGCCTCCTCCCCCGTCGTGGTGGCGGGCCTGGACCGGCTGACGGTGGAGGTGCGGCGGGGGCCGGGTACGGCCCGGGTGTCGCAGCAGCTGGCGCGTCCACACCCTGTGGACGCCCGGTTGCTGGCCGACCTGCGGGAACTGGGGCCGGTGGCGGCGGACGGGGCGGGCGGAGCAGCGGCCCTGGACGCGGTCGGTGTCGACGCCCCCGTCGCGGACGTACGGGCGGTGGTCGGTGACCGGGCGCGGGTGCTGACCGGTGACGCGCGACGGCAGGTGGATCGGTCCTACGAGCGGGACGCGGAGGCGCTGGTCGCCGTCAACTCGCTGCTGGGGACGGCGGCCGGGGTCACCACCTTCGTGTCGGTCTTCGTGACGGCGTCGACGTTCGCCTTCGTGGTGGCCCTGCGGAGGCGGGAGTTCGGGCTGCTGCGGATGGCGGGCGCGACGCCCGGTCAGGTACGACGGCTGCTCCTCGGGGAGGCCCTGGCGGTCGGGGTCGTGGCATCGGGCGCCGGGTGTGCGCTGGGGGCGTGGGGAGCGCCTTCGCTGGTACGGGAGTTGGTGGCCGGCGGGGTGGCGCCGACGTGGTTCGCGGTGCCGGGTGCGGTGGTGTGGCCGTACCACGTGGCCTTCTGGACGGGGGTGTCGGTGGCGTTCGCCGGGGCGTGGGCGGCGGCGCGGCGGGCCGGGCGGATCGGTCCGGTCGAGGCGTTGCGCGAGGCGTCCGTGGACACGGGGGTGCTGCCGCGTTCGCGCCGGCTGATCGGTTTCGCCCTGCTGGCGGGTGGACTCGGGCTGCTGGCCTGGAAGGTGGGGACCGATCCCGCCGATCTGCTGAAGCGGAAGACGTACACCACCCAGCCGATGCTCCTCATCACGGCGGCGGCCGCGCTCGCGCCGCTGCTCGTCCGTCCGGTCGTACGGCTGGTGGGTGCGGGTTTGCCCGGGGCCGGCGGGCTGCTGATCCGCGAGAACGCGGCCACGTCCGTACGCCGTACCGCCGCCGTCGCGGCGCCCGTGCTGGTGACCGTCGCGCTGGCCGGTTCGCTGCTGGGGTCGGCCGGGACGGTGGCGGAGGCGAAGGGCGCGGAGGCGGCGGCGCGGACCCGCGCGGACTTCGTGGTCACGGGTGAGGTGGGGGACCGGCTGCGGATGGACGGGGTGACTGCGGCCGGGTCGGCTTCCACCGCTGTGTATGTGGTGGAGGAGCGGAGCGCGCTCGTGCGGTCGCAGGCGCGGGCGGTGACGGATGTGGCGGCCTTCGCGTCGGTGGCACGGCTGCCGGTGGTCGCCGGTGACGTACGCGATCTCGACGACCGGTCGATCGTCGTGAACGAGGAGTGGGAGCGGCACGAGGTCGGGCGGTTCGTGCGGGTGTGGCTCGGGGACGGGCGTCCGGTACGGCTGCGGATCGTGGCCGTGCTCGCACAGGGCACCGGGGACAACGGGGCGTATGTGACCGCCGCGAACGCCGGTGGGGCGGTCGTGGACCGGGTCGACGTACGGGTGGGGCGCGGGGCGGACCGGGTGGCGGTCGCGGCGGCGTTGAAGAGGACATGGGAGGGGACGGGCGGGACGGTCCGCTCGGCCGAGGAGTGGCTCGCGGCGAACCGTCCCGGCACCAGGGCGCACACCCGGCTCGGCTTTCTGGTGGTGCTGGGGATCGCCCTCGTGTACGCGGGGATCTCGCTGGCCGGGACGTTGCTGATGGCCACGTCGGCGCGGGGTGCGGAGCTGCGGTCGCTGCGGATGGCGGGGGCTACGCGGGGGCAGGTGCTCGGTGTGGTGGTGGGTGAGGCACTGGTCGCCGTGGTGGTGGGGGTCGTGTCGGGGGTCGCCGTCACCGTGGTGAATCTGGCGGGGGTGGTGGGGGCGCTGGGGGTGTTGGCGGCGCCGGTGGGGGTGGCGGTGCCTTGGGAGGTGGTCGGGGGGTGCGTGGGGGTGTGTGGCGTGGTGGCTGTGGGTGCCGTTTGCGGGGCGGTGGGGCGGAGGTGA
- a CDS encoding glycosyltransferase family 2 protein, with product MVKAVEAGPRVAVAVVTMGNRPAEVDALLASVAKQDVAPERIVVVGNGCPLPEFAERLGLPGEVTLVEVDENLGCPGGRNVALERLREFGDVDVVVELDDDGLLVDADVLRRVRDLYAADPRLGIVGFRIADEHGETQRRHVPRVGAKDPMRGGPVTGFLGGGHALSMAMLGETGDWAAEFFFAHEETDLAWRAVDAGWTVLYAPELLLQHPKTSPARHAIYYRVNARNRVWLARRRLPLPLIPVHLGVWVLITLLRMRSVGGLKAWFGGFVEGWRESGGERRPMRWRTVWRLTTLGRPPIL from the coding sequence GTGGTGAAGGCCGTGGAGGCCGGGCCTCGGGTCGCTGTCGCCGTGGTGACGATGGGCAATCGGCCCGCCGAGGTGGACGCGCTGCTCGCCTCCGTGGCCAAGCAGGACGTGGCCCCCGAGCGGATCGTCGTCGTCGGGAACGGCTGTCCGCTGCCCGAGTTCGCCGAGCGGCTCGGCCTGCCCGGCGAGGTCACCCTCGTCGAGGTGGACGAGAACCTCGGCTGCCCCGGCGGCCGGAACGTGGCCCTCGAACGGCTGCGGGAGTTCGGGGACGTGGACGTCGTCGTCGAACTGGACGACGACGGGCTGCTCGTCGACGCCGATGTGCTGCGCCGCGTACGGGACCTGTACGCCGCCGACCCCCGCCTCGGCATCGTCGGATTCCGGATCGCCGACGAGCACGGCGAGACCCAGCGCCGGCACGTACCGAGGGTCGGCGCCAAGGACCCGATGCGCGGCGGGCCGGTCACCGGGTTCCTCGGCGGCGGGCACGCCCTCTCCATGGCCATGCTCGGCGAGACGGGCGACTGGGCCGCCGAGTTCTTCTTCGCGCACGAGGAGACCGACCTGGCGTGGCGGGCGGTCGACGCCGGCTGGACCGTGCTGTACGCCCCCGAACTGCTCCTCCAGCACCCGAAGACCTCGCCCGCCCGGCACGCCATCTACTACCGCGTCAACGCCCGCAACCGCGTCTGGCTCGCCCGCCGCCGCCTCCCGCTCCCGCTCATCCCCGTGCACCTGGGGGTGTGGGTCCTCATCACCCTGCTGCGGATGCGCTCGGTGGGCGGCCTGAAGGCGTGGTTCGGCGGCTTCGTGGAGGGCTGGCGTGAGTCGGGCGGCGAACGCCGGCCCATGCGATGGCGGACGGTGTGGCGGCTGACGACGCTGGGACGGCCGCCGATCCTGTAG
- a CDS encoding AfsR/SARP family transcriptional regulator: MRDGLRFALRFGLLGPPVLYEAGEAGSPTGGGSGDGVRPVGSGKMRALFVALLLEPGRVVSVDTLKDVLWDGTPPPSAQASLQNHVTRLRRLLDDPERLRATPPGYLLRVDEGELDVRVFETHARAARTAHAERDWARTVRESTAALALWRGTPLGGLPLAAFRAQAFVQRLEEARLLLLERRYDAELHLAAEAERERAAGADALGALAPELAALVAEHPLREAFHRLLMLVLHRSGRQAEALAVHRDLRARLLDELGVEPGPAVRDAHLEILRDHDDEPPAMSDDPSGEPPPIPAQLPPPPAHFTGRGEALAELRHVLDLNVSAPSGARGSIEFAATAARARQATTNPHPPNDSSPRTHRRPASPTAVISGMAGVGKSALALHLAHELAEHFPDGQLYINLHGATPGMTPLTPAQALAALLRDLGTAPRRIPEHPDAAAALLRSTLAPTRTLMVLDDAAHAAQVRPLLPAGAGCAVIVTSRSPLTALDGAHRFPLAPLSDDESAALLRAASGRAAGLDAAHPLVALTGRLPLALRVVAARLAARRALTPDALAGQLAATEGRLHHLEYDDLSVRRSLAVAHEALRASDREADRDAAHALQRIGALDLPAYGAPLLARLTGTDEFRAETALDRLVDVALLEETTYGRYVPHDLVRHFARELADTADTTEAVEQALRWYAGRARQSLLVMLPPGYERDERLRTTATTAEPHPTEPPFVSAEEAFAWGDRELPNIVALVERCSRERGATAALVPTLVRHLFPYLHRGGRLAELDVLGRLALDVARSLGDDEAEAFALTDRAGLHFMSGRASEALALNDEGLKLWRRLGVVSCVRRCLNNRGLVLESLGRYEESEETLRQSLELSRQLGDPYGEAVTFSHLGNLYKHTDARAAIAHHERSLALGEMADSVVVRHTAHCNIGYAHLRLGEPAAAVRSFEQSLRVLGDDEDWQGESQTRLGLVRALRELGLPDRASQECALLLDLAEHRADQYTVGLARHQRGLLLRSQGRTEEAYQEWERAQTVLDGTDSAVAGKLRELLKDRAP; this comes from the coding sequence ATGCGGGACGGGCTGCGGTTCGCACTGCGCTTCGGACTGCTCGGTCCGCCGGTTCTGTACGAGGCCGGGGAGGCAGGGTCCCCCACCGGCGGCGGCTCCGGTGATGGCGTACGGCCCGTCGGCAGCGGCAAGATGCGTGCCCTGTTCGTCGCGTTGCTGCTCGAACCCGGGCGGGTCGTCTCCGTGGACACCCTGAAGGACGTGCTGTGGGACGGGACGCCACCGCCGTCCGCGCAGGCATCCCTGCAGAACCATGTGACCCGGCTGCGCAGACTGCTGGACGACCCCGAACGGCTGCGCGCGACCCCGCCCGGCTATCTCCTGCGCGTCGACGAGGGCGAGTTGGACGTCCGCGTCTTCGAGACCCACGCCCGCGCCGCCCGCACCGCCCACGCCGAACGCGACTGGGCCCGCACGGTCCGCGAGTCGACCGCCGCGCTCGCCCTCTGGCGGGGAACCCCGCTCGGCGGCCTGCCGTTGGCGGCGTTCCGCGCCCAGGCCTTCGTCCAACGGCTGGAGGAGGCACGGCTGTTGCTCCTGGAGCGACGGTACGACGCCGAGCTTCACCTCGCGGCGGAGGCGGAACGCGAAAGGGCCGCGGGAGCCGACGCGCTCGGCGCCCTCGCCCCCGAACTCGCCGCCCTCGTAGCCGAACACCCTCTCCGCGAGGCCTTCCACCGGCTCCTCATGCTCGTCCTCCACCGCTCCGGCCGCCAGGCCGAGGCCCTGGCCGTCCACCGCGACCTGCGAGCCCGCCTCCTCGACGAACTCGGCGTCGAACCGGGCCCAGCCGTACGCGACGCCCACTTGGAGATCCTGCGGGACCACGACGACGAGCCCCCGGCGATGTCCGACGATCCCTCTGGCGAGCCCCCACCGATCCCGGCCCAACTCCCGCCTCCGCCAGCACACTTCACGGGCCGGGGGGAGGCGCTGGCGGAGCTGCGCCATGTACTCGACCTGAACGTGAGCGCCCCGTCAGGGGCGCGGGGCAGCATTGAATTTGCGGCTACCGCCGCGCGGGCGCGACAAGCCACGACGAACCCGCACCCGCCAAACGACAGTTCCCCCCGAACTCACAGGCGCCCGGCGTCACCGACTGCCGTCATCAGCGGCATGGCCGGCGTAGGCAAAAGCGCCCTCGCCCTCCACCTCGCCCACGAACTCGCCGAGCACTTCCCCGACGGCCAGCTGTACATCAACCTGCACGGCGCCACCCCGGGCATGACCCCCCTCACCCCCGCCCAGGCCCTCGCCGCCCTGCTCCGAGACCTGGGCACAGCCCCCCGCCGCATCCCCGAACACCCCGACGCGGCCGCCGCACTGCTCCGCTCGACCCTCGCACCGACCCGCACACTCATGGTGCTGGACGACGCCGCCCACGCCGCCCAGGTACGCCCCCTGCTCCCGGCCGGCGCCGGATGCGCGGTCATCGTGACGAGCCGTTCGCCACTCACCGCACTGGACGGCGCCCACCGCTTCCCGCTCGCCCCGCTGTCGGACGACGAGAGCGCGGCACTGCTGCGGGCCGCGTCGGGCCGCGCGGCGGGCCTGGACGCCGCGCACCCCCTCGTCGCACTCACCGGCCGGCTCCCCCTCGCCCTCCGCGTCGTCGCGGCCCGCCTCGCCGCCCGCCGCGCGCTCACCCCGGACGCGCTGGCCGGTCAACTGGCCGCCACCGAAGGGCGGTTGCACCACCTCGAATACGACGACCTGAGCGTCCGCCGCTCCCTCGCCGTCGCCCACGAGGCCCTGCGCGCCTCCGACCGAGAGGCCGACCGCGACGCGGCCCACGCCCTCCAGCGCATCGGCGCCCTCGACCTGCCCGCGTACGGCGCCCCCCTCCTCGCCCGCCTCACCGGCACCGACGAGTTCCGCGCCGAGACCGCCCTCGACCGCCTCGTCGACGTGGCCCTCCTGGAGGAGACGACGTACGGCCGGTACGTCCCCCACGACCTCGTACGCCACTTCGCCCGCGAACTCGCCGACACGGCCGACACCACCGAGGCCGTCGAGCAGGCCCTTCGCTGGTACGCCGGACGCGCCCGCCAGAGCCTGCTCGTGATGCTCCCACCGGGCTACGAACGCGACGAACGCCTCCGTACGACGGCGACCACGGCGGAACCGCACCCCACGGAGCCCCCCTTCGTCTCGGCGGAGGAGGCCTTCGCCTGGGGCGACCGCGAACTCCCCAACATCGTCGCCCTGGTGGAACGCTGCTCCCGCGAGCGCGGCGCCACCGCAGCACTCGTACCCACCCTCGTCCGCCACCTCTTCCCGTATCTGCACCGAGGCGGCCGGCTCGCCGAACTGGACGTTCTCGGGCGGCTGGCCCTGGACGTGGCGCGGTCGCTCGGGGACGACGAGGCCGAGGCGTTCGCGCTGACCGACCGGGCGGGCCTGCACTTCATGTCCGGCCGGGCCTCGGAGGCGCTCGCCCTCAACGACGAGGGCCTGAAGCTCTGGCGGCGGCTCGGGGTCGTGTCCTGCGTACGGCGGTGCCTGAACAACCGGGGGCTCGTACTGGAGAGCCTCGGCCGGTACGAGGAGAGCGAGGAGACGCTGCGGCAGAGCCTGGAGCTGTCCCGGCAGCTCGGCGACCCGTACGGCGAGGCGGTGACCTTCAGCCACCTCGGCAACCTGTACAAGCACACCGACGCGCGGGCCGCCATCGCCCACCACGAGCGGAGCCTCGCCCTCGGCGAGATGGCCGACAGCGTCGTCGTACGGCACACCGCGCACTGCAACATCGGCTACGCCCACCTCCGCCTCGGCGAACCGGCCGCCGCCGTACGCAGCTTCGAGCAGAGCCTGCGCGTCCTCGGTGACGACGAGGACTGGCAGGGCGAGTCCCAGACCCGCCTCGGCCTGGTACGGGCCCTGCGCGAACTGGGCCTGCCGGACCGCGCCTCCCAGGAGTGCGCCCTCCTCCTCGACCTCGCCGAACACCGCGCCGACCAGTACACCGTCGGCCTCGCCCGCCACCAACGGGGCCTGCTCCTCCGGTCCCAGGGCCGCACCGAGGAGGCCTACCAGGAGTGGGAGCGCGCCCAAACGGTCCTGGACGGCACGGACTCGGCGGTGGCGGGCAAGCTGAGGGAACTGCTGAAGGACCGCGCCCCCTGA
- a CDS encoding fused MFS/spermidine synthase yields MTGSSSSPVAEDTPHHHGLGPRAAAALVFGSSAAVLVVEIVALRLLAPYLGLTLETSTMVIGIALTAIALGSWLGGVIADQVDPRRLIGPSLGVSGAVVALTPAVLRTTAEWAPAVLFLTASLTILVPGALLSAVTPIVTKLRLTSLAETGTVVGRLSGVGTMGAIAGTVLTGFVLVSRLPVSGILIGLGTLLVVGSGLVEWRTRGWSGTPALTLVVVAGGLATTVAPGACDTETKYHCARVIADPGRDSGRTLVMDGLRHSYVDVDDPTFLEFEYVRAIASVVDAAFPEGEPLVAHHLGGGGLTFPRYLAVTRPGTRSLVSEIDSGVVRINRDRLGLRSGTGIDVRAEDGRLGLRRLDTGSRDLVVGDAFGGVSVPWHLTTVEAMTDVRRVLDEDGLYVANLIDHGSLAFARAEAATLSETFEHVALVGEPTDIGLDPTATPEGGNLVLLASDRPLDLRATQKALDARRTGWKTATGDDLTAWVDDAQPLTDDYAPVDQLLQPYSPRNSQ; encoded by the coding sequence GTGACCGGATCGTCTTCCTCGCCGGTCGCCGAGGACACGCCTCACCACCATGGCCTGGGTCCCCGTGCGGCCGCCGCGCTTGTGTTCGGCTCCTCGGCTGCGGTCCTGGTGGTCGAGATCGTCGCTCTGCGGCTGTTGGCTCCCTACCTCGGCCTCACCCTCGAGACCAGCACGATGGTGATCGGCATCGCCCTCACCGCGATCGCCCTCGGCTCCTGGCTGGGTGGGGTCATCGCCGACCAGGTCGATCCACGCCGGCTCATCGGCCCCTCGCTCGGGGTGTCGGGAGCCGTCGTGGCGCTCACCCCCGCCGTGCTGCGCACCACTGCGGAGTGGGCGCCGGCGGTGCTCTTCCTGACCGCGTCGCTGACCATCCTCGTGCCGGGCGCGCTGCTCTCCGCGGTGACGCCGATCGTGACCAAGCTGCGTCTCACCAGCCTCGCCGAGACCGGAACGGTTGTCGGCCGGCTGTCCGGCGTCGGCACCATGGGCGCCATCGCCGGCACCGTCCTCACCGGCTTCGTCCTCGTGTCGCGGTTACCGGTCAGCGGCATCCTGATCGGCCTCGGCACCCTGCTGGTGGTCGGCTCGGGGCTGGTCGAGTGGCGCACGCGCGGGTGGAGCGGCACCCCCGCCCTCACCCTCGTGGTCGTCGCCGGCGGTCTCGCCACCACGGTCGCGCCCGGTGCCTGCGACACGGAGACCAAGTACCACTGCGCACGGGTCATCGCGGACCCCGGCCGGGACAGCGGCCGCACACTCGTCATGGACGGCTTGCGGCACTCGTACGTCGACGTCGACGACCCGACGTTCCTGGAGTTCGAGTATGTGCGCGCCATCGCGTCGGTGGTCGATGCCGCGTTTCCCGAAGGCGAGCCACTGGTCGCCCACCACCTGGGCGGCGGTGGGCTCACCTTTCCCCGTTACCTCGCGGTCACGCGGCCCGGCACGCGCAGCCTGGTGTCCGAGATCGACAGCGGCGTCGTACGCATCAACCGCGACCGACTCGGTCTGAGATCAGGAACCGGTATCGACGTACGCGCCGAGGACGGCAGGCTCGGCCTGCGGCGACTGGACACCGGCAGCCGTGACCTCGTCGTCGGCGACGCCTTCGGGGGCGTCAGCGTGCCGTGGCACCTCACCACGGTGGAAGCGATGACCGACGTACGGCGGGTGCTCGACGAGGACGGCCTGTACGTCGCCAACCTCATCGACCACGGCAGTCTGGCTTTCGCCCGTGCCGAAGCAGCCACCCTCAGCGAGACCTTCGAGCACGTCGCCCTCGTCGGCGAACCCACTGATATCGGCCTCGACCCGACCGCCACGCCCGAGGGCGGCAACCTGGTGCTGCTCGCCTCCGACCGACCACTCGACCTACGCGCGACCCAGAAAGCGCTGGACGCCCGGCGAACCGGCTGGAAGACCGCCACCGGCGACGACCTCACCGCCTGGGTCGACGATGCCCAACCGCTCACCGACGACTACGCACCCGTCGACCAGCTCCTCCAGCCCTACAGCCCCCGGAACAGCCAATGA